From the genome of Mycetocola spongiae, one region includes:
- a CDS encoding GntR family transcriptional regulator, translating to MLFNGLLAGDYPVGTDLNIERLTREFSLPSAALRVALARMAESGLVQRSGLDYRVAPPWTPRELADLMDARLVIEPEMTALACRRAAPDFLAELTAAHEDLILAAAGERPNAHRFWAADERFHRVIARHCGNRPLGSAYTALGGHVQHFRLYGARGFSDAELAIAEHADILAAMRAGDEPAARSAMCAHVDRVRHHALADRAAARP from the coding sequence GTGCTCTTTAACGGCCTCCTCGCCGGGGACTATCCGGTGGGCACGGATCTTAATATCGAGCGTCTCACCCGCGAATTCTCCCTCCCCTCCGCGGCCCTGCGCGTGGCGCTGGCCCGGATGGCCGAGTCCGGCCTGGTGCAGCGCAGTGGGCTCGACTATCGGGTGGCCCCGCCGTGGACCCCGCGGGAACTCGCCGACCTGATGGACGCGCGCCTCGTGATTGAACCCGAGATGACCGCGCTCGCCTGCCGCCGCGCTGCACCCGATTTTCTCGCGGAACTCACCGCCGCCCACGAGGACCTGATCCTCGCCGCCGCGGGAGAGCGCCCCAATGCCCACCGCTTCTGGGCCGCGGATGAGCGCTTCCACCGGGTGATCGCCCGGCACTGCGGCAACCGCCCACTCGGCAGCGCCTATACAGCGCTCGGCGGGCACGTGCAGCACTTCCGGCTCTATGGCGCGCGCGGATTCTCGGATGCCGAGCTTGCGATCGCCGAGCATGCCGATATCCTCGCGGCAATGCGCGCGGGGGACGAACCCGCCGCCCGCTCAGCGATGTGCGCGCATGTGGACAGGGTACGCCATCACGCGCTGGCCGACCGCGCCGCCGCACGACCCTAG
- a CDS encoding SseB family protein gives MAKKKQPSFRSDALAEALEKQDMAAVAFALRNDTFVVPLMKPGQRDKPTDTNTGDVWLYRQPESGKLALLLFSDAANKPAALPPFVALHKGLWLHDFLRLHGEDIDTVFFDIAGPHPMQAPAAEIMRVLDL, from the coding sequence ATGGCAAAAAAGAAGCAGCCGAGTTTCCGTTCCGATGCCCTCGCGGAGGCGTTGGAAAAGCAGGATATGGCGGCCGTGGCCTTTGCCCTGCGCAATGACACCTTTGTGGTGCCGCTGATGAAGCCGGGGCAGCGCGATAAGCCCACCGATACCAATACCGGCGATGTGTGGCTTTATCGCCAGCCGGAGAGCGGCAAGCTCGCGCTGCTGCTGTTTTCCGATGCGGCCAATAAGCCGGCGGCGCTGCCGCCGTTTGTGGCGCTGCATAAGGGGCTGTGGCTGCATGATTTCCTGCGCCTGCATGGCGAGGATATTGATACGGTGTTTTTTGATATTGCCGGGCCGCATCCGATGCAGGCCCCGGCCGCGGAGATTATGCGGGTTTTGGACCTTTAA
- a CDS encoding ExeM/NucH family extracellular endonuclease, which yields MSLFTHPWRAVAIASLCGLAVAPLVALPAAAAPDGTGVVINEAYISGGSRNAAFLNKFVELYNPTNAEKSLAGLSLQYRPAKNGDKPFGTVIALSGSIPAGGHYLISGGSNDTNGAELPTPDLKSTLSPAAAGGVIALVNGTAALPANTLAGEPGAPVPDPAVVDLLGYGTADTFEGAPAAYTSPNTEPRSLNRTGGVDTDHNGNDFKVLEAITPTNAKGETSAPVTTPTPPVIPPVEPGDIVPATIAEIQGTGTESPLVGKTVTTTGFVTAVYATGGYNGFYLQTAGTGGAVNLDTHKASDAIFIYSPKAVGSVAVGDYVEVGGPVAEYFGMTQITSDVAKKLDATGLTAPLPAAVPFPADETQREALEGMLLAPTGAFTVTETYTTNQYGDIGLAASGSPLVNPTVLGPVGSAEYKAAQKRIQAEAVRLDDGASTNFLGAANKAIPVSYLSNENPVRVGAAVDFTAPVILDYRNDAWRFQPTAPVSGSQNAPATFENTRTEAPRPVGGDVKLATFNVLNYFPTTGESRNGCTFYTDRDGNKITVNKSDAPGCGVRGAATAQSLERQQAKIIAAINALDADVVSLEEIENSAKLGQDRDAALKTLVAALNRASGSERWAAVTSPNERPDAKDEDVIRTGFIYNPAVVKPAGEGKILKGSDAFKNAREPDAQPFTTKNGGDAEKFLVISNHFKSKGSTGATGDNVDLKNGVGGFNGDRTRQAQALVAFADSMKKQVKTEKVFLVGDFNSYDAEDPILVLTSAGYISQEAKTGKFTYAYDGAVGSLDHVFASPAADAAVVGADVWNINSVESVGLEYSRYNNNVTDLYRADAFRSSDHDPVIVGFNAGGSAPATATVNLLNINDFHGRINPNTVKFAGTVEGLKAGLRPDQSALLSAGDNIGASEFASSSQLDQPAIDVLNALNLRASAVGNHEFDQGMSDLTDRVIDGGKNARWAYLGANVYRKGTTTPALPEYEILEMDGLKVAVIGAITEETGTLVSPNGIADLEFGDPVEAVNRVAAALTDGDPANGEADIIVAEYHEGAGAGALDGATLADELKIPGAFTRIVTETSPAVDAIFTGHTHKEYAWDAPVPGVAGKTRPVLQTGSYGERIGQITLTVERATGTVSAYTARNVSRVSTADADLIAQFPAVAEVNTIVADALAKADELGNKKVSEASADITRAFNNGVKDDRSAESTLGGLVADSLLDSLRDPRLGGAEIGVVNPGGMREELPKGDVSFADANAVLPFLNNLWTTTLTGAQFKTILEQQWQLDKDGKVPSRPYLQLGLSKNVSYTFDAERKQGDRITSISVNGAPIDAEREYRIGSFSFLLTGGDNFWEFKNGKDTRDSGLIDRDAWVSYLGAHAPVGPDFARRSVQVQGVPTAAVAPGETVTLSVSKLDLTSKGSPLNTTLGIELGGVPLGTATVAEGASRVTFQVPADAAAGATSLVLTAMESKTVVRVPLTIGVASGVTPAAPEALTADLRDLVSVTGTVTPGATVTVSGDVLREKSVSAWLYSTPAALTAGVVPAGAEGRISVLIPADIALGAHRLSVQDEAGNVLGWTAVTVLAAETGTPGAETPGAETPGTPGVTQPGSGGNAGALPGTGTTVPWAVGGIAFLLLAAGATVFLLRRREAGAEAA from the coding sequence ATGTCGCTGTTTACGCACCCCTGGCGGGCCGTAGCAATCGCTTCCCTGTGTGGTCTTGCCGTAGCGCCCCTCGTGGCGCTTCCGGCGGCGGCCGCACCCGATGGCACCGGGGTGGTGATTAACGAAGCCTATATTTCCGGCGGGAGCCGAAACGCCGCATTCCTGAATAAGTTTGTGGAGCTCTATAACCCGACCAATGCCGAGAAGTCCCTCGCCGGGCTCTCGCTGCAGTATCGCCCCGCGAAGAACGGCGATAAGCCCTTCGGCACGGTGATTGCGCTGAGCGGAAGCATCCCCGCGGGCGGCCACTACCTGATCTCCGGGGGAAGCAACGATACCAACGGTGCCGAGCTGCCCACCCCCGACCTCAAGTCCACGCTGTCCCCCGCGGCGGCCGGTGGCGTGATTGCCCTCGTGAACGGTACCGCGGCGCTGCCCGCCAATACCCTCGCGGGCGAGCCCGGCGCACCCGTGCCGGATCCCGCAGTGGTGGACCTGCTGGGTTATGGCACCGCCGATACCTTTGAGGGCGCACCCGCGGCCTATACCTCGCCCAATACCGAGCCGCGCTCGCTGAACCGCACCGGCGGGGTGGATACCGACCATAACGGCAACGACTTTAAGGTGCTGGAGGCGATCACCCCGACCAATGCGAAGGGCGAGACCAGCGCACCGGTCACCACCCCCACGCCCCCGGTCATCCCGCCCGTGGAGCCCGGCGATATCGTCCCCGCGACGATCGCCGAGATTCAGGGCACGGGAACCGAGAGCCCCCTCGTGGGCAAGACCGTGACCACCACCGGTTTTGTGACCGCCGTTTATGCAACCGGCGGTTATAACGGCTTCTACCTGCAGACCGCGGGTACCGGCGGCGCCGTGAACCTGGACACCCACAAGGCGTCCGATGCGATCTTTATCTATTCCCCGAAGGCCGTGGGTTCCGTGGCCGTGGGCGATTATGTTGAGGTGGGTGGCCCCGTGGCCGAATACTTCGGCATGACGCAGATCACGTCCGATGTGGCCAAGAAGCTGGATGCCACGGGACTGACCGCGCCGCTGCCCGCGGCCGTGCCCTTCCCCGCGGATGAGACCCAGCGCGAGGCGCTCGAGGGCATGCTGCTCGCCCCGACCGGCGCATTCACCGTGACCGAGACCTATACCACCAACCAGTATGGCGATATCGGTCTGGCCGCCTCGGGCAGCCCCCTCGTGAACCCGACCGTGCTGGGCCCGGTGGGCAGCGCCGAATATAAGGCGGCGCAGAAGCGCATCCAGGCCGAGGCCGTGCGCCTCGATGACGGAGCCTCGACCAATTTCCTCGGTGCCGCCAATAAGGCCATCCCGGTGTCCTATCTGAGCAATGAAAACCCCGTGCGCGTGGGTGCCGCCGTGGACTTCACCGCGCCGGTCATCCTCGACTACCGCAACGACGCGTGGCGCTTCCAGCCCACCGCGCCCGTATCCGGTAGCCAGAACGCGCCCGCGACGTTTGAAAACACCCGCACCGAGGCCCCGCGGCCCGTGGGTGGAGACGTGAAGCTCGCCACCTTTAACGTGCTGAACTATTTCCCCACCACGGGGGAGTCCCGCAACGGCTGCACGTTCTATACCGACCGTGACGGCAATAAGATCACGGTGAATAAGTCCGATGCACCCGGCTGTGGTGTGCGCGGAGCGGCCACGGCCCAGAGCCTCGAGCGCCAGCAGGCCAAGATCATCGCGGCCATTAACGCGCTTGACGCCGATGTGGTCTCCCTCGAGGAGATCGAGAACTCCGCCAAGCTGGGACAGGACCGCGATGCGGCCCTGAAAACCCTCGTGGCGGCGCTGAATCGTGCCTCCGGTTCCGAGCGTTGGGCCGCGGTGACCTCGCCGAACGAGCGTCCCGACGCGAAGGACGAGGACGTGATCCGCACCGGATTTATCTATAACCCCGCCGTGGTGAAGCCCGCGGGCGAGGGCAAGATTCTGAAGGGCAGCGATGCGTTTAAGAACGCCCGCGAGCCCGATGCGCAGCCCTTCACCACCAAAAACGGCGGCGACGCCGAGAAGTTCCTCGTGATCTCCAACCACTTTAAGTCCAAGGGCTCCACGGGAGCCACCGGGGATAACGTGGATCTCAAAAACGGCGTGGGTGGCTTTAACGGCGACCGCACCCGGCAGGCCCAGGCCCTCGTGGCCTTCGCCGACTCCATGAAGAAGCAGGTCAAGACGGAGAAGGTCTTCCTGGTGGGAGACTTCAACTCCTATGACGCCGAGGACCCGATCCTGGTGCTGACCTCCGCCGGCTATATCAGCCAGGAGGCCAAGACCGGCAAGTTCACATATGCCTATGACGGCGCGGTCGGCTCGCTCGACCACGTCTTCGCCTCGCCCGCGGCCGATGCCGCCGTGGTGGGAGCCGATGTCTGGAATATCAACTCGGTGGAGTCGGTGGGCCTGGAATACTCGCGCTATAACAATAACGTGACCGATCTGTATCGGGCGGATGCCTTCCGTTCGAGCGATCACGATCCCGTGATCGTGGGCTTCAACGCGGGCGGCTCCGCCCCCGCCACGGCCACCGTGAACCTGCTCAATATCAACGATTTCCACGGCCGCATCAACCCGAATACGGTGAAGTTTGCCGGAACCGTGGAGGGCCTGAAGGCGGGGCTGCGCCCCGATCAGAGCGCGCTGCTTTCCGCCGGAGATAATATCGGCGCGAGCGAGTTTGCGTCCTCCAGCCAGCTGGATCAGCCCGCAATCGACGTGCTGAACGCGCTGAACCTGCGCGCCTCGGCCGTGGGAAACCACGAGTTTGATCAGGGAATGTCCGATCTGACCGATCGCGTGATCGACGGCGGCAAAAACGCCCGTTGGGCCTATCTGGGTGCCAATGTATATCGCAAGGGCACCACAACCCCCGCCCTTCCCGAATATGAAATCCTCGAGATGGACGGCCTGAAGGTCGCCGTGATCGGCGCGATCACCGAGGAGACCGGCACGCTGGTGTCCCCGAACGGTATTGCCGATCTGGAATTTGGTGACCCCGTTGAGGCCGTGAACCGCGTGGCCGCCGCCCTGACCGATGGTGACCCCGCCAATGGCGAGGCCGATATCATCGTGGCCGAGTATCACGAGGGTGCCGGTGCCGGCGCTCTCGATGGGGCCACGCTGGCCGATGAGCTGAAGATCCCGGGTGCGTTTACCCGGATCGTGACCGAGACCAGCCCCGCTGTGGACGCGATCTTCACGGGCCACACGCATAAGGAATATGCCTGGGATGCACCGGTTCCCGGTGTGGCAGGCAAGACCCGCCCCGTGCTGCAGACCGGTAGCTATGGCGAGCGCATCGGCCAGATCACCCTGACCGTGGAGCGCGCCACCGGCACTGTCTCGGCCTATACCGCACGCAATGTTTCGCGCGTGAGCACCGCCGATGCCGATCTGATCGCGCAGTTCCCGGCCGTGGCCGAGGTCAACACGATCGTGGCCGACGCCCTGGCCAAGGCCGATGAGCTGGGCAATAAGAAGGTTTCGGAGGCCTCCGCCGATATCACCCGTGCGTTTAATAACGGTGTGAAGGATGACCGCTCGGCCGAGTCCACCCTCGGTGGCCTGGTGGCCGATTCGCTCCTGGACTCGCTCCGGGATCCCCGCCTGGGCGGTGCCGAGATCGGCGTCGTGAACCCCGGCGGAATGCGCGAGGAGCTCCCCAAGGGCGATGTGTCCTTTGCCGATGCCAATGCGGTGCTGCCGTTCCTGAATAACCTGTGGACCACCACCCTCACCGGTGCGCAGTTCAAGACGATCCTGGAGCAGCAGTGGCAGCTGGATAAGGACGGCAAGGTGCCGTCCCGCCCGTATCTGCAGCTGGGGCTGTCGAAGAACGTGTCCTATACGTTTGATGCCGAGCGGAAGCAGGGAGACCGGATCACGTCGATCTCCGTCAACGGGGCTCCGATCGATGCCGAGCGTGAGTATCGCATCGGATCGTTCAGCTTCCTGCTGACCGGTGGTGATAACTTCTGGGAGTTCAAGAACGGTAAGGACACCCGCGATTCGGGCCTGATCGACCGCGATGCCTGGGTCAGCTATCTGGGCGCCCACGCCCCGGTTGGCCCCGATTTTGCCCGCCGCAGCGTGCAGGTGCAGGGAGTTCCGACCGCGGCCGTGGCCCCGGGCGAGACGGTGACGCTGAGCGTGTCCAAGCTGGACCTGACCTCCAAGGGTTCGCCGCTTAACACCACGCTGGGTATCGAGCTGGGCGGCGTGCCGCTGGGCACCGCCACCGTGGCCGAGGGCGCCAGCCGGGTCACCTTCCAGGTGCCGGCCGATGCCGCGGCCGGGGCCACGAGCCTCGTGCTCACGGCCATGGAGTCCAAGACCGTGGTGCGCGTTCCGCTGACCATCGGTGTGGCCTCGGGGGTTACCCCGGCCGCCCCGGAGGCGCTGACCGCCGACCTGCGTGACCTGGTCTCCGTGACCGGTACGGTCACGCCGGGTGCCACCGTGACGGTATCCGGTGATGTGCTGCGCGAGAAGAGCGTGAGCGCCTGGCTGTATTCCACGCCCGCCGCGCTGACCGCGGGGGTAGTTCCCGCGGGTGCCGAGGGTCGCATCAGTGTGCTGATCCCCGCGGATATTGCGCTGGGTGCACACCGCCTGTCGGTGCAGGATGAGGCCGGCAACGTCCTCGGCTGGACCGCGGTGACCGTGCTGGCCGCCGAGACCGGTACGCCGGGTGCCGAGACGCCGGGTGCAGAGACGCCGGGTACGCCGGGCGTGACTCAGCCGGGTAGCGGCGGTAACGCCGGCGCCCTGCCGGGAACGGGTACCACCGTGCCCTGGGCAGTGGGAGGCATTGCGTTCCTGCTGCTGGCGGCGGGGGCCACCGTGTTCCTGCTGCGCCGCCGCGAGGCGGGGGCCGAGGCCGCCTAG
- the radA gene encoding DNA repair protein RadA: MAKIVSPFICSECGWKAAKWIGRCGECQQWGTIVEVGHEPGAPRVSAANVSRERSARPITTVTENELTHWPSGIGELDRVLGGGIVPGAAILLSGEPGVGKSTLLLEVAARVARSGARVLYVSAEESVGQVTLRAKRTNALEESLYIASETDLSVLLGQVEAINPQLLIVDSVQTISSEASDGLAGQPAQVREVAQTLVRLAKARNLPVLIVGHVTKDGSIAGPRLLEHLVDVVCHFEGDRQTALRFVRALKNRFGPTDEVGCFEMTGDGIAEVPDPSALFISKGEPVSGTCVTIAMEGRRPLPVEVQALVSASSTPNPRRVTNGVDGARVAMILAVLERRAGFKVSDKDVYVSTVGGVRLSEPGADLAIAIAVASSLKNFAVPHTLAAIGEISLAGEVRPVVGARQRAAEAGRLGYSRVLDHETAGIKVALIEAESAAGSARDRELDRAF; encoded by the coding sequence ATGGCCAAGATCGTTTCCCCCTTCATCTGTAGCGAGTGCGGCTGGAAGGCCGCCAAGTGGATCGGCCGCTGCGGGGAATGCCAGCAGTGGGGCACCATCGTGGAGGTGGGTCACGAGCCCGGGGCGCCGCGCGTGAGCGCCGCCAATGTCTCGCGCGAGCGCAGCGCCCGCCCCATCACCACCGTCACCGAAAACGAGCTCACGCACTGGCCCAGCGGCATCGGCGAGCTCGACCGCGTGCTCGGCGGCGGCATCGTCCCCGGCGCGGCCATCCTCCTCTCCGGCGAGCCCGGCGTGGGTAAGTCCACGCTCCTGCTGGAGGTCGCCGCGCGCGTGGCCCGCTCCGGCGCCCGCGTCCTCTACGTCAGCGCCGAGGAATCGGTGGGGCAGGTCACGCTGCGCGCCAAGCGCACCAACGCCCTCGAGGAATCGCTTTATATCGCCTCCGAAACCGACCTCTCGGTGCTGCTCGGCCAGGTAGAGGCCATCAACCCGCAGCTACTCATCGTGGACTCCGTACAAACCATCTCCAGCGAGGCCTCCGATGGCCTCGCCGGCCAGCCCGCGCAGGTACGCGAGGTGGCACAAACCCTCGTGCGCCTCGCCAAGGCCCGCAACCTCCCCGTCCTCATCGTGGGCCACGTCACCAAGGACGGCAGCATCGCCGGCCCCAGGCTCCTCGAACACCTGGTCGACGTGGTGTGCCATTTTGAGGGCGATAGGCAGACCGCCCTGCGCTTTGTCCGCGCCCTCAAAAACCGTTTTGGCCCCACCGATGAGGTGGGCTGTTTTGAAATGACCGGCGACGGCATCGCCGAAGTCCCCGACCCCAGCGCCCTATTCATCAGCAAGGGCGAGCCCGTCTCCGGCACCTGCGTCACCATCGCCATGGAGGGCCGCCGCCCCCTGCCCGTGGAGGTGCAGGCCCTCGTGAGCGCCTCCAGCACCCCCAACCCCCGCCGCGTCACCAACGGCGTAGACGGCGCGCGCGTCGCCATGATCCTCGCGGTCCTGGAACGCCGCGCGGGCTTTAAAGTCTCCGATAAAGACGTCTACGTCTCCACCGTCGGCGGCGTGCGGCTCAGCGAACCCGGTGCCGACCTGGCCATCGCCATCGCGGTGGCCTCCTCACTCAAAAACTTCGCCGTGCCACATACCCTCGCGGCCATCGGAGAAATCTCCCTCGCCGGCGAGGTGCGTCCAGTGGTCGGGGCCCGCCAGCGCGCGGCCGAGGCAGGCCGACTCGGCTATTCCCGCGTACTCGACCACGAAACCGCGGGCATTAAAGTAGCCCTGATCGAGGCCGAATCCGCCGCGGGCTCCGCGCGCGACCGCGAACTCGATCGCGCCTTTTAA
- a CDS encoding PDDEXK family nuclease, with protein MGLWRADGERLTRIIPTSVGLEAQLEGYIESDPSMLGETLLIIGRQVATAFGGFIDLLAIDESATVHVIELKRDRTPRDVTAQALDYGSWVSTLGRADIDTIFAAYRPGVALEEAFEERFGGILPEEVNATQVFTIVAASVDAATERIVRFLNEDFGIPINVVFFRHFRDGAQSYLARTWLVEQETAALAAGTRKTKSREPWNGQDWYASFGEAPGGRQWSDGLTYGFVSGGGDLWFSRTLKNLLPGARVFVCIPKVGYVGVGTVLAEATRFHAARVLHEGISRPLHELPLAGDYGRAEDEDNAAEWVVPIEWTHAVPRERGFWRPGMFANQNTAAKLRNQFTIDQVSAAFGLID; from the coding sequence ATGGGTCTCTGGCGGGCCGATGGGGAGCGACTCACCCGCATTATCCCCACCTCGGTGGGGTTGGAGGCGCAGCTGGAGGGCTATATTGAATCCGATCCATCGATGCTCGGCGAAACCCTCCTGATCATCGGCCGGCAGGTGGCCACCGCGTTTGGCGGTTTCATCGATCTGCTGGCCATCGACGAATCGGCCACGGTGCACGTGATCGAATTGAAGCGCGACCGCACCCCGCGCGATGTCACGGCCCAGGCCCTGGACTATGGCTCCTGGGTATCCACCCTCGGCCGCGCTGATATCGATACAATCTTCGCCGCCTATCGCCCCGGGGTGGCCCTCGAGGAGGCGTTTGAGGAGCGCTTCGGCGGGATCCTCCCGGAGGAGGTGAATGCCACGCAGGTCTTCACAATCGTCGCCGCGTCCGTGGATGCCGCCACCGAACGCATCGTGCGCTTCCTCAACGAGGACTTTGGCATCCCCATTAACGTGGTCTTTTTCCGGCATTTCCGAGATGGCGCGCAGTCCTATCTGGCCCGCACCTGGCTCGTGGAGCAGGAGACCGCGGCGCTCGCGGCCGGCACGCGGAAGACTAAATCCCGCGAACCGTGGAACGGGCAGGACTGGTATGCCTCGTTTGGGGAGGCGCCGGGCGGGCGACAGTGGAGCGATGGGCTCACCTATGGCTTTGTCTCGGGCGGCGGCGATCTCTGGTTCTCTCGCACCCTCAAAAACCTGCTCCCCGGGGCGCGCGTGTTTGTGTGCATCCCGAAGGTGGGTTATGTGGGTGTGGGCACGGTACTGGCTGAGGCCACACGCTTCCATGCGGCCCGGGTGCTGCACGAGGGTATTTCCCGCCCGCTACACGAGCTTCCGCTCGCGGGTGATTATGGCCGCGCCGAGGACGAGGATAATGCCGCGGAGTGGGTGGTCCCGATCGAGTGGACCCATGCCGTGCCGCGCGAGCGGGGATTCTGGCGGCCCGGTATGTTTGCCAATCAGAATACGGCGGCCAAGCTACGCAATCAGTTCACGATTGATCAGGTCTCCGCGGCCTTTGGTCTGATCGACTAG
- a CDS encoding Calx-beta domain-containing protein, translated as MAIAVPAGLMAAAPAHAAYGEITDEALAACINAELGGDRAATADITTEDLAALSGTLTCAKEAISSFDGFAGATGVSNVNLQGYKHTLDAPTALDGLAAAPAVTTMTLNVASLSNAALAGLAAAPRLRTVTISGSPVLTDLSPLSGLPLSGTLNLTKLSALTDLTPLADLSRITSLNISENATLTDLTPLGTLSALRTLNFGSTGVSDLTPIAGLTGLTSLALSSTGVTTLEPIAGMLNLRSLSAISTGITSLAGIENLDQLRTVFVRFSKLTGGIDALANKPMLTNLDIEATKTSTLAPLAASTQLTSLNASGNEISSLVGLWVGDSSSSLQVSAQNFAGPVQYVPLGATSFRMDAAGQVTLRDGETFPGLNPLGNNASRVSADPALPVLRFTGLASGQPLIYEFLRSESGTTFRGAVTLPIVDSVFTSVDSIDATVDRGFSHQLTITEGFPVTEYGFSGDAPDWLELNTTTGVLTGVPPTPGDTQVTVNAVDALGNTITQEITISAVQLRSSVFVIGPDQEKNAGEEFEFTVRRTVPEGGWDGAVSVGVRTSNGTAVAGEQYTAVTSVLTWAAGDTAPKTVRVTTAGAPTGTYAAYDRDFRIELMNPSAYAEVGVIASAAGVILYPASTEAVTPTPSPTPTAPGANPTQPAPTPTQSAGTAQQPGGLVDTGASPGAWAGLGIVLLAAGITALGLIRRRRA; from the coding sequence GTGGCGATAGCAGTACCCGCGGGGCTCATGGCCGCCGCACCGGCGCATGCAGCGTACGGGGAAATCACCGATGAGGCGCTTGCCGCGTGTATTAACGCCGAGCTGGGCGGCGACCGCGCCGCCACCGCCGATATCACCACCGAGGATCTGGCCGCGCTCTCGGGCACCCTGACCTGTGCCAAGGAGGCCATCAGCAGCTTCGATGGTTTTGCGGGTGCCACCGGGGTAAGCAATGTGAACCTGCAGGGGTATAAGCATACCCTGGATGCCCCCACCGCTCTGGACGGGCTCGCCGCGGCACCGGCCGTGACCACCATGACACTTAACGTAGCCTCCCTGAGCAATGCCGCGCTCGCCGGATTGGCTGCGGCCCCGCGCTTGCGCACGGTCACGATCTCCGGAAGCCCGGTGCTCACCGATCTCTCGCCCCTCAGCGGTCTGCCGCTCTCGGGAACGCTGAACCTGACCAAGCTGTCGGCCCTGACCGACCTGACCCCGCTCGCGGACCTCTCCCGCATCACGAGCTTGAATATCTCCGAAAATGCCACACTCACCGATCTGACGCCCCTCGGCACGCTCTCGGCCCTGCGCACCCTGAACTTCGGTTCCACGGGGGTGAGTGACCTGACCCCGATCGCGGGCCTCACCGGGCTCACCTCACTCGCGCTATCCAGTACCGGGGTGACCACGCTGGAGCCGATCGCCGGAATGCTCAACCTGCGCTCGCTGAGTGCGATTTCCACCGGCATCACCTCCCTCGCGGGAATCGAAAACCTGGACCAGCTGCGCACCGTTTTTGTGCGCTTTAGCAAGCTCACCGGGGGTATCGATGCCCTCGCGAATAAGCCGATGCTGACAAACCTGGACATCGAAGCCACCAAGACCAGCACGCTGGCGCCGCTGGCCGCCAGCACGCAGCTCACCTCTCTTAACGCCTCGGGCAATGAAATCTCGAGCCTGGTCGGCCTCTGGGTGGGTGATAGTAGTTCCAGCCTGCAGGTTAGTGCGCAGAACTTTGCCGGACCGGTGCAGTACGTGCCGCTCGGGGCCACAAGCTTTCGCATGGATGCCGCGGGCCAGGTGACACTGCGCGACGGAGAGACCTTCCCCGGGCTGAACCCCCTCGGAAATAATGCCTCCCGGGTCAGTGCCGACCCCGCTCTGCCCGTGCTCCGCTTCACCGGCCTGGCGAGTGGCCAGCCCCTGATTTATGAGTTCTTAAGGTCCGAGTCCGGCACCACCTTCCGTGGTGCGGTCACGCTCCCCATCGTGGACAGCGTATTCACGAGCGTGGATAGCATCGACGCCACGGTGGACCGCGGATTCAGCCACCAGCTCACGATCACCGAGGGCTTTCCCGTGACCGAATACGGTTTCAGTGGGGATGCCCCGGACTGGCTGGAACTGAATACCACCACCGGGGTCCTCACCGGTGTCCCGCCCACCCCCGGCGATACACAGGTCACCGTGAACGCCGTGGATGCGCTGGGCAATACCATCACCCAGGAGATCACCATCTCGGCCGTGCAGCTGCGCAGCAGCGTGTTTGTGATCGGTCCGGATCAGGAGAAAAACGCGGGTGAAGAATTTGAGTTCACCGTGCGCCGCACCGTGCCCGAGGGCGGATGGGACGGCGCCGTAAGCGTGGGCGTGCGTACCTCCAATGGAACGGCCGTGGCGGGGGAGCAGTACACCGCCGTGACCAGCGTGCTGACCTGGGCCGCGGGGGATACCGCCCCCAAGACCGTGCGGGTGACTACCGCGGGTGCCCCCACGGGAACCTATGCGGCCTATGACCGTGACTTCCGGATTGAGCTCATGAATCCGAGCGCCTATGCGGAGGTTGGTGTGATTGCGAGTGCGGCCGGAGTGATCCTGTACCCAGCCTCTACCGAGGCGGTCACGCCCACGCCGAGCCCGACCCCCACCGCTCCGGGCGCGAACCCGACGCAGCCCGCACCCACCCCGACGCAGTCGGCCGGGACCGCTCAGCAGCCCGGCGGACTCGTGGATACCGGGGCCTCACCCGGTGCCTGGGCCGGTCTTGGGATCGTCCTCCTGGCCGCGGGAATTACCGCCCTGGGCCTGATCCGGCGCCGCCGGGCCTAA